TAAATAACTATTTTTGTGATATTACATTGAAATTTTTCCTGAATCttacggagtacatttttattaaagggcctctttatattttttttgggtaaatgaGTTCTATTCAAAAGTATAATCTGACTTCAACAACCATGGGGACTGTATACCTTGAAACAAAGGCTTTAATACTTGGACAATGAGAAACATGAGAACACCATGGACAATCAACATAAACATGGAAAGCAACACAAACAAGTGCCTTCCAAAAAAAATGTCAGGAAAATGGTGGAATTACAGACATTATAAGACAAAAGGCCAAAAATATATAGGCTCAATACTATTAATTGCTACAATAAGCAAGCGTATtgggatttttatttatttttttttttttttgcatttatgTTAGGATGGAAATTGCTGCTATTTTGAGGGTCGTTATCTCCTGGTGGAAAACTGCCACAATTTATGGTTCAGCACCTCACTTTTTGCCAGACTACTCTTATTCACTCATTTCCCGACATAATGTTGTCTTAATTTTTATAAGGGTTTCTACTTGTTCTTCATTGAATCATGGCATTTTGAGCAGCTAGCCACATAGATGCCACAATTtctctttgaaatttgaaatttgaaattgatcTGTGATAAACATAATTTTTTGCCATACTTTATGCTCTGTATAATGCAATGAATTCAAACAGTATTTCATCTTCAACCTTTAGCTCAGAACTACAGAATATTGTGACATTCAACAGTAGATCTTGAAAGATCAACCATTCAGGTTAGTATCATGATCCAAATTTTAATACTGGTGATATAtcaaagtaataatttttttcagttTCAGTATAAACTTGTTGCTTTCTTTCTTAACCCATACCTAAACATTAGAGACACAAGACCTGTTGTCTACACTTAATGCATTATATGGAAAATGATTATTTGTAACATTTATAAAACATTAAAGTCCTTCCATGAGGGATACAATCTTTAGAGACATTCCTTTCAGACTTCAATCAAGAGTAGTCttagaaaatatttcaatacaCTACTTGGAACAACCACCGGATTCACGGTCAAGCTTGAAGAAAAGCATGTGTTATGGCTtactatatattcaaaaatcACAATGACCTTTTGAAATAAGATACTTGCTCCTGAATTTTGGtgtatataaacaatatatacTCCTTGCAGGCAACCCATATATTCCTGACCTAGCTCATCAATAAATTACCTACTTACCTAAGCTAAATTTTCAACTGGAAACATCGACGTCCATCAACTGGTCAATTAGCATTTTTTGCAAATTTCAGCACAGATTTGAATTTAGCAAAAGGATATTATCTATTTGTTTTCATGTACCTTATAAATTACTTTCTATCCAACACAAAGGAACTACATAAATCCCAAAGTCATGGGCAGTACAGCACTATTCCTGTTACACCCTTGTTAGTTTAGGGGTGCATGTGCATAAGAAATAAAGTCTAAGGGACCAGAAATAGTAAGCCCGTTATCAATATTTGCATCAAATCATTCTATTGGTAGCTACATTAGTCTGAAACTAGAAGCCTGTGATTATCCTTACCCTACAATCTCTTTGGGACACACTGAAAAAATTTAGATAGCAAAGGCAAATAGGCAATATGAAATTCACAGCAGCAAGGACAACTACTGATaatcaaaagatatttgtagaACTCCCAATTCGAAAAGCATTCTTGTAAGTAAAATACTAAGACTTTGAAAGAGGAACCAACTGATTTCTACAGGGGATTATAACGTCCTACCAAATTACAAGGGGAAAAAAATCACTTAGTTACCCTAGTTGCAAAGCTGGTtcagaaagaaaagaaaaccagAGATATGTCAAATTTCAGAAATAATTATCATGGCCCAATACAATTCCAAGGACACAATACAGAagattgacaaaaaaaaaatgtaatttatacCAAAAACAGAAGCATTACAGGGAACTTACATGCTTTACGGGGATGCCAAGACGCTTGAGCCTAAGAGTTCGAGTAACCAGAAGCTTCTGGAAATCTCCGATCTCGGACTCAATCTTTTCGGCATGGGTCTCTACCCCTTTCCCCACTCCGTTCAAGAACTCTGGAATCCCCACCTTCACtgcaacattttcaaattaCCCAAAAACATAAGCATATAGCgaaatgaagaaaagaaaaaatcttTATCATGTATTGATTTCCAACAAATCATACCTATGTACTGATTGGATTTGGAAGAGAAACTAGAAAACCCTGCGAAGGGTGACACTGCAGCATTTGATGGTATTGGTATAGGAAATCTTCTGTTGAGGGAAAAGAATTGCCTCCACGCCATGGGAAGAAATTTCAATCTCTGTTCACCACTCCTCTAGGTTTTAGGTTCAAAACCCTCCACCTCCTAAGGGTTTAGTTGACAGATTTGGATTTGGGTAAAAACGACACAAGCCCTCAACTATTACATATGTATATCGTAATAAGGGTTTATAAAATAGATGAAAACTCTATTACAATGGGTAACACACAACCTCCCACGTGAGGGAGTAATTTGgtgtcactggaccacaaggctgaaaatatgtttattttaatcattactaaaaattttatatcaatggttaataaaaattttaatttcaatagtATATGTTTACTAGTTTTTGTTATAATTgtaagtttaattaattattttttaaaaaaatcattatttcaaTTTAGCTATATTTTTTACTAACAAATTTTAACTTCAATGAAATgg
This region of Ipomoea triloba cultivar NCNSP0323 chromosome 15, ASM357664v1 genomic DNA includes:
- the LOC116007496 gene encoding uncharacterized protein LOC116007496; protein product: MAWRQFFSLNRRFPIPIPSNAAVSPFAGFSSFSSKSNQYIVKVGIPEFLNGVGKGVETHAEKIESEIGDFQKLLVTRTLRLKRLGIPVKHRKLILKYTHKYRLGLWRPRAEPVKS